The Alkaliphilus flagellatus genome includes a window with the following:
- a CDS encoding cobyric acid synthase, with product MAKNIMLQGTSSSVGKTILTAALCRIFKQDGFSVAPFKSQNMTSNSFITKDGKEIAGSQAIQAEAAGIEVTVEMNPILLKPTSDRKSQVIINGVLTSNMPASLYQEKKTELKKVIKNAYDVLSSKFDLLVIEGAGSPAEINLSKNDIVNMGLANLVDAPVILIGDIDRGGIFASIYGTIMLLNEEERNRIKGFIINKFRGDLEILKPGIKMLEDLVNKPCLGVIPYFEINIEDEDSLVDPEAAGRRKDIKEKSSAEDYKKIKELEYDKLATTVRENIDIENIRRIMGINNGQ from the coding sequence TTGGCTAAAAATATTATGCTTCAAGGAACTTCCTCTTCAGTTGGTAAAACAATACTAACTGCTGCACTATGTAGAATTTTTAAGCAAGATGGTTTTTCGGTAGCACCTTTTAAATCTCAAAATATGACATCAAATTCATTTATAACTAAAGATGGCAAAGAGATTGCAGGTTCCCAAGCTATACAGGCAGAAGCGGCTGGAATTGAAGTTACAGTAGAAATGAACCCTATCTTATTAAAGCCCACCAGTGACAGAAAAAGCCAAGTAATAATAAATGGGGTTTTAACTAGTAATATGCCAGCTTCACTTTACCAAGAGAAAAAGACAGAACTAAAAAAGGTAATAAAGAATGCATATGATGTTTTAAGTAGTAAATTTGATCTTCTAGTAATTGAAGGTGCAGGAAGTCCAGCAGAAATTAATTTAAGTAAAAATGATATTGTAAATATGGGGTTAGCAAACTTAGTAGATGCTCCTGTTATTCTTATCGGGGATATTGATAGGGGAGGAATTTTTGCTTCTATATATGGAACTATTATGCTCCTTAATGAAGAAGAACGAAATAGAATAAAAGGATTTATTATAAACAAATTTAGAGGAGATTTGGAGATTTTAAAACCAGGCATAAAAATGCTAGAGGATTTGGTGAACAAGCCCTGCTTAGGTGTAATTCCATACTTTGAAATTAATATTGAAGACGAAGATAGCTTGGTTGATCCTGAGGCAGCCGGTAGAAGAAAAGATATTAAAGAGAAATCCAGTGCAGAAGATTATAAAAAAATAAAGGAATTAGAATATGATAAGCTGGCTACTACTGTTAGAGAGAATATTGATATAGAAAACATTAGAAGGATTATGGGGATTAATAATGGACAGTAG
- a CDS encoding ATP-binding cassette domain-containing protein, translating to MNLQISGLQKNYAGQCVLNIDSLTIEKRSFLGIIGSNGAGKSTLIKIIAGLVDASSGFINYDGEKVSHRIQQNMTLVFQKPYLLRATVFNNIAYPLIIRNMKRDDILTRVKEVMKSMDIEYLQNQKAWTLSGGEAQKVALARAIVIKPSLLLLDEPTANIDPSSVLVMEETIKKFHQENKSTVIIITHNLQQSKRLCKEVAFMNEGQIVEMGEVDNIFNDCNNPLTKKFIEGEILI from the coding sequence ATGAATTTACAAATTAGTGGCTTGCAGAAAAATTATGCAGGACAATGTGTGCTTAATATTGATAGTTTAACAATAGAAAAGAGGAGTTTTTTAGGGATTATTGGTTCTAATGGTGCGGGAAAGAGCACATTAATTAAAATTATTGCTGGACTAGTAGATGCTAGTTCAGGCTTTATTAATTATGATGGTGAAAAGGTTTCTCATAGAATACAGCAAAACATGACATTGGTTTTCCAAAAGCCATATTTACTAAGAGCAACGGTTTTTAATAATATAGCTTATCCTTTAATTATAAGAAACATGAAAAGGGATGATATACTAACACGAGTTAAGGAAGTTATGAAGTCTATGGATATTGAATATCTACAGAACCAAAAAGCATGGACATTATCAGGAGGGGAAGCGCAAAAGGTAGCTTTAGCTAGAGCAATTGTAATTAAGCCTTCTCTTTTATTATTGGACGAACCTACAGCTAATATTGATCCTAGCTCGGTTTTAGTTATGGAAGAAACTATAAAGAAATTTCATCAAGAAAATAAGTCTACTGTAATTATAATTACCCATAATCTTCAACAAAGTAAACGACTTTGTAAAGAGGTGGCCTTTATGAATGAGGGTCAAATTGTAGAGATGGGTGAAGTAGATAATATTTTTAACGATTGTAATAATCCTTTGACTAAAAAGTTTATTGAAGGAGAAATATTAATATAA